Proteins from one Camelina sativa cultivar DH55 chromosome 8, Cs, whole genome shotgun sequence genomic window:
- the LOC109125853 gene encoding uncharacterized protein LOC109125853, protein MGKGGNYVKMAVSEVEELRRKNGEMEKEVEEMKKEMLQLWKRTQVAEEAEEHLCSQLAELEAESLDQARDYHSRIILLMNELSRLSSDSDSGSP, encoded by the coding sequence atggggAAAGGAGGAAACTACGTGAAGATGGCGGTTTCGGAGGTGGAGGAGCTACGACGAAAGAACGGGGAGATGGAAAAGGAAgtggaggagatgaagaaagagatgtTGCAGCTTTGGAAGCGGACGCAGGTGGCAGAAGAGGCGGAGGAGCATCTTTGCTCACAGCTGGCTGAGCTTGAAGCAGAATCTTTAGACCAGGCTCGTGATTACCACTCTCGCATCATTTTGCTCATGAACGAGCTCTCTCGTCTTTCTTCCGACTCGGACTCCGGCTCACCGTAG